In the genome of Bacillus thuringiensis, the window TGTGGGCTAGCTGTTTTATATATCCCTCTTCCTAGTGTTTCATTACAAAGTGTGATCATCGCAGGATCCACATCAATGCCAAGTAAATTTTGATCAGAGGCATCTTTAAATAAGAAGCGTATAATTCTTCCCCATCCGCAGCCGAAGTCTAAAACTTTACTTTCTTTATTCACGGGAACACCTAAATTCTGGGCGTATTCTTTTATATGGCTATAAAACAAATACGCTTCGTAAAGAGCATGTTCATAGGAAGCACCTACAAATTGTTTTTGAATTTCTTCAGGAGGAAACCTAGGTACGGGAACCCCATTTATCGTTGTTTGGGAACAACTTTGTATAAATAAATTTAGAAGTTCAACATCAGATAGTGAATTAACAAGATTATCAAAATCACTTCCTAACTTAAAGTTATTCATTTGTTAAACCTCCGAATTATATAGTGATTAAACTTTATTTTCTTGCTTTTTACTAATAAAAACATGTAAAAATTCAGCATCTAACCCGAGTGATCTATCCTTTTGTAAATAAACAATTGTATACATATTTGCGTGTGTATAAATATATTCAATCATATCTTGCCCCCAATCGAATGTTACTAAAGATCCGTTCTCATCAATAGGATTTCCATGATAAATGGGCTCTTCAATATATTCAATCCCCTCTTTATTCAATCTGGCTCTTTGCACAGTTTTTGTGAGTGTATGATACCAAGGGACAGTAAATACATGAGCCCCGCCAGGTTTTAATACTCGTTCTATTTCTTTAAAGGCTTTGTTTGGTGTCATTACATGCTCAAAAACGTCTTGAGTAATGAATAAATCAAAAGATTCATTTTCAAAAGTCATGTCTTCTAAGTTCTCACATCTAATTCCTTGAAAGTATTGGCCAAGAGGATAGTTTTTAAAGTATTGAGAATATGTATAGTTTTTACAGTTTTTTAATAGTAGTTGAGTTGTAATTGCTCCAGGAGAGGATTCATGGATACTATAGGAATTCCATTTTGGAAAAAATGTGTGTAAAGCATGGATTAAAGCTCGCTGCCTTGGGATAGAGTTACATGTAGAACATAAATAATGATCTCTAAGCCAATCATTATGCTCTATAAATGTAGCTTTCTTTTCGCAAATAACGCAGTACCCATTATTGTGTTTCAAATTGATTTCCACACGACATCCCTCCTTTGTTACATGCAATGTATTTATGGAAAGTATGATACACGTTAACAATCGGCGAAATTAAAGAGAATGGGTGAAAGTTAGGTATCTTTTAAAAGTACAATTGGGCGAAGAGAATAATCAGTTGGAGAGAACCCGACTCGAATTAAAGTTTCACTTTATGCTATGCGATGCATTAGC includes:
- a CDS encoding class I SAM-dependent methyltransferase, with the protein product MEINLKHNNGYCVICEKKATFIEHNDWLRDHYLCSTCNSIPRQRALIHALHTFFPKWNSYSIHESSPGAITTQLLLKNCKNYTYSQYFKNYPLGQYFQGIRCENLEDMTFENESFDLFITQDVFEHVMTPNKAFKEIERVLKPGGAHVFTVPWYHTLTKTVQRARLNKEGIEYIEEPIYHGNPIDENGSLVTFDWGQDMIEYIYTHANMYTIVYLQKDRSLGLDAEFLHVFISKKQENKV